One segment of Salvelinus alpinus chromosome 1, SLU_Salpinus.1, whole genome shotgun sequence DNA contains the following:
- the LOC139582628 gene encoding protein shisa-3 homolog yields MMRLLNYLLLGYLTWNLRISDAQGEYCHGWLDSNGNYHEGFQCPEDFDTMDATVCCGSCSLRYCCAAVDARLDQGSCTNDRELNNTEFAAQPIYVPFLMVGSIFVAFVVVGSLVAVYCCTCLRPKQPTQQAIRFSLRNCQGETIPMILTTAPPGLRTPSRQSSTATSSSSAGGSSSVRRFSLGGQGQQHGCLVSASAPSTRVFTSTPQPLLPPPPPPPYTSPAACVPGGRQHPHPQAQLQLHQPMHPHQQPHLAQGTGFLLPQQYFFPLHPEPFSGGAKGFADFGQS; encoded by the exons ATGATGCGACTGCTAAACTACCTCCTGCTGGGCTACCTGACCTGGAATCTACGGATATCAGACGCACAAGGGGAGTACTGCCATGGGTGGCTGGACAGTAACGGAAATTACCACGAAGGCTTTCAGTGTCCGGAGGACTTTGACACCATGGACGCGACCGTGTGCTGCGGGTCTTGCTCCCTGCGATACTGTTGCGCGGCTGTGGACGCACGGCTGGACCAGGGAAGCTGTACCAACGACCGAGAACTGAATAACACGGAGTTTGCAGCGC AGCCTATCTACGTGCCCTTTCTGATGGTGGGCTCCATCTTTGTGGCCTTCGTGGTGGTGGGCTCCCTGGTTGCCGTCTACTGTTGCACCTGCCTGCGGCCCAAGCAGCCTACCCAGCAGGCTATCCGCTTCTCGCTGCGCAACTGCCAGGGCGAGACCATCCCCATGATcctgaccactgcgccacccggccTGCGCACCCCCTCGCGCCAGTCCAGCACGGCCACCAGTTCAAGCTCAGCTGGCGGGAGCAGCTCGGTGCGCCGCTTCTCCCTCGGAGGTCAGGGGCAGCAGCACGGGTGCTTGGTGTCGGCGTCTGCACCAAGCACCCGTGTCTTCACCTCCACACCCCAGCCGCTACTACCACCACCCCCTCCGCCCCCCTACACCTCCCCTGCAGCCTGCGTGCCAGGCGGCCGCCAGCACCCTCACCCCCAAGCCCAGCTGCAGCTGCACCAGCCCATGCACCCACATCAACAGCCTCACCTGGCCCAGGGCACAGGCTTCCTGCTGCCCCAGCAGTACTTCTTCCCCCTACATCCGGAGCCCTTCTCCGGCGGGGCTAAGGGCTTTGCAGACTTTGGACAGAGCTGA